Proteins encoded by one window of Drosophila melanogaster chromosome X:
- the Shmt gene encoding serine hydroxymethyl transferase, isoform A: MQRARSTLTQKLRFCLSRDLNTKVGNPVNFETGKLSGALTRIAAKKQPSPTPFLPAIRRYSDSKQSTLKNMADQKLLQTPLAQGDPELAELIKKEKERQREGLEMIASENFTSVAVLESLSSCLTNKYSEGYPGKRYYGGNEYIDRIELLAQQRGRELFNLDDEKWGVNVQPYSGSPANLAVYTGVCRPHDRIMGLDLPDGGHLTHGFFTPTKKISATSIFFESMPYKVNPETGIIDYDKLAEAAKNFRPQIIIAGISCYSRLLDYARFRQICDDVGAYLMADMAHVAGIVAAGLIPSPFEWADIVTTTTHKTLRGPRAGVIFFRKGVRSTKANGDKVLYDLEERINQAVFPSLQGGPHNNAVAGIATAFKQAKSPEFKAYQTQVLKNAKALCDGLISRGYQVATGGTDVHLVLVDVRKAGLTGAKAEYILEEVGIACNKNTVPGDKSAMNPSGIRLGTPALTTRGLAEQDIEQVVAFIDAALKVGVQAAKLAGSPKITDYHKTLAENVELKAQVDEIRKNVAQFSRKFPLPGLETL, encoded by the exons ATGCAGCGGGCGCGCTCTACACTGACACAAAAGCTTCGGTTTTGCCTTAGTCGGGACCTGAACACCAAAGTTGGCAACCCGGTTAACTTCGAGACTGGAAAGCTTAGCGGAGCTTTAACTCGCATCGCCGCCAAAAAACAACCATCACCAACGCCATTCTTACCGGCGATCAGACGATATTCGGACTCCAAGCAGAGCACTTTGAAG AATATGGCCGATCAGAAACTGCTGCAAACCCCGCTGGCACAGGGCGATCCGGAGCTGGCCGAGCTGAtcaagaaggagaaggagcgcCAGCGCGAAGGACTCGAGATGATCGCCAGTGAGAACTTCACCTCGGTGGCGGTTCTCGAGAGCCTGAGCTCCTGCCTGACCAACAAGTACTCCGAGGGATATCCCGGCAAGAG GTACTACGGTGGCAACGAGTACATCGACCGCATAGAGCTGCTCGCCCAGCAACGCGGACGCGAGCTGTTCAACCTGGACGATGAGAAGTGGGGCGTTAATGTGCAGCCTTATTCCGGATCCCCGGCCAATCTGGCTGTCTACACGGGCGTCTGCCGGCCCCACGATCGCATCATGGGCCTGGATCTGCCCGATGGCGGTCACTTGACGCACGGTTTCTTCACGCCCACCAAGAAGATATCGGCCACATCGATCTTCTTCGAGAGCATGCCGTACAAAGTGAACCCGGAGACGGGCATCATCGATTACGATAAGTTGGCGGAGGCGGCGAAGAATTTCCGGCCGCAGATCATCATTGCTGGCATATCGTGCTACTCCCGTCTGCTGGACTATGCGCGTTTCCGACAGATTTGCGATGATGTGGGCGCCTACCTGATGGCCGACATGGCCCATGTGGCGGGCATTGTGGCCGCGGGATTGATACCATCGCCGTTCGAATGGGCCGACATTGTGACCACCACCACGCACAAGACACTGCGAGGTCCGCGCGCCGGCGTGATCTTCTTCCGCAAGGGCGTGCGCAGCACCAAGGCCAATGGAGACAAGGTACTCTACGATCTGGAGGAGCGCATCAACCAGGCGGTGTTTCCATCACTCCAGGGTGGTCCGCACAACAACGCCGTGGCTGGCATTGCCACCGCCTTCAAGCAGGCCAAGAGTCCCGAATTCAAGGCCTACCAGACGCAGGTGCTCAAGAATGCCAAGGCCCTGTGCGATGGCCTCATTTCGCGAGGCTATCAGGTGGCCACCGGCGGCACCGACGTCCATTTGGTGCTGGTCGATGTGCGTAAGGCTGGCCTGACCGGCGCCAAGGCCGAGTACATCCTCGAGGAGGTGGGCATCGCGTGCAACAAGAACACTGTGCCCGGCGACAAGTCCGCCATGAATCCCTCCGGCATCCGGCTGGGCACACCGGCCCTGACCACTCGCGGCCTTGCCGAGCAGGACATCGAGCAGGTGGTGGCCTTCATCGATGCTGCCCTAAAGGTTGGCGTCCAGGCAGCCAAGCTGGCCGGCAGTCCCAAGATAACCGATTACCACAAGACGCTGGCCGAGAATGTGGAGCTCAAGGCCCAGGTGGACGAGATCCGCAAGAATGTGGCCCAGTTCAGCAGGAAATTCCCGCTGCCCGGCCTGGAGACCCTGTAG
- the Shmt gene encoding serine hydroxymethyl transferase, isoform C, with product MADQKLLQTPLAQGDPELAELIKKEKERQREGLEMIASENFTSVAVLESLSSCLTNKYSEGYPGKRYYGGNEYIDRIELLAQQRGRELFNLDDEKWGVNVQPYSGSPANLAVYTGVCRPHDRIMGLDLPDGGHLTHGFFTPTKKISATSIFFESMPYKVNPETGIIDYDKLAEAAKNFRPQIIIAGISCYSRLLDYARFRQICDDVGAYLMADMAHVAGIVAAGLIPSPFEWADIVTTTTHKTLRGPRAGVIFFRKGVRSTKANGDKVLYDLEERINQAVFPSLQGGPHNNAVAGIATAFKQAKSPEFKAYQTQVLKNAKALCDGLISRGYQVATGGTDVHLVLVDVRKAGLTGAKAEYILEEVGIACNKNTVPGDKSAMNPSGIRLGTPALTTRGLAEQDIEQVVAFIDAALKVGVQAAKLAGSPKITDYHKTLAENVELKAQVDEIRKNVAQFSRKFPLPGLETL from the exons ATGGCCGATCAGAAACTGCTGCAAACCCCGCTGGCACAGGGCGATCCGGAGCTGGCCGAGCTGAtcaagaaggagaaggagcgcCAGCGCGAAGGACTCGAGATGATCGCCAGTGAGAACTTCACCTCGGTGGCGGTTCTCGAGAGCCTGAGCTCCTGCCTGACCAACAAGTACTCCGAGGGATATCCCGGCAAGAG GTACTACGGTGGCAACGAGTACATCGACCGCATAGAGCTGCTCGCCCAGCAACGCGGACGCGAGCTGTTCAACCTGGACGATGAGAAGTGGGGCGTTAATGTGCAGCCTTATTCCGGATCCCCGGCCAATCTGGCTGTCTACACGGGCGTCTGCCGGCCCCACGATCGCATCATGGGCCTGGATCTGCCCGATGGCGGTCACTTGACGCACGGTTTCTTCACGCCCACCAAGAAGATATCGGCCACATCGATCTTCTTCGAGAGCATGCCGTACAAAGTGAACCCGGAGACGGGCATCATCGATTACGATAAGTTGGCGGAGGCGGCGAAGAATTTCCGGCCGCAGATCATCATTGCTGGCATATCGTGCTACTCCCGTCTGCTGGACTATGCGCGTTTCCGACAGATTTGCGATGATGTGGGCGCCTACCTGATGGCCGACATGGCCCATGTGGCGGGCATTGTGGCCGCGGGATTGATACCATCGCCGTTCGAATGGGCCGACATTGTGACCACCACCACGCACAAGACACTGCGAGGTCCGCGCGCCGGCGTGATCTTCTTCCGCAAGGGCGTGCGCAGCACCAAGGCCAATGGAGACAAGGTACTCTACGATCTGGAGGAGCGCATCAACCAGGCGGTGTTTCCATCACTCCAGGGTGGTCCGCACAACAACGCCGTGGCTGGCATTGCCACCGCCTTCAAGCAGGCCAAGAGTCCCGAATTCAAGGCCTACCAGACGCAGGTGCTCAAGAATGCCAAGGCCCTGTGCGATGGCCTCATTTCGCGAGGCTATCAGGTGGCCACCGGCGGCACCGACGTCCATTTGGTGCTGGTCGATGTGCGTAAGGCTGGCCTGACCGGCGCCAAGGCCGAGTACATCCTCGAGGAGGTGGGCATCGCGTGCAACAAGAACACTGTGCCCGGCGACAAGTCCGCCATGAATCCCTCCGGCATCCGGCTGGGCACACCGGCCCTGACCACTCGCGGCCTTGCCGAGCAGGACATCGAGCAGGTGGTGGCCTTCATCGATGCTGCCCTAAAGGTTGGCGTCCAGGCAGCCAAGCTGGCCGGCAGTCCCAAGATAACCGATTACCACAAGACGCTGGCCGAGAATGTGGAGCTCAAGGCCCAGGTGGACGAGATCCGCAAGAATGTGGCCCAGTTCAGCAGGAAATTCCCGCTGCCCGGCCTGGAGACCCTGTAG